Proteins encoded by one window of Juglans regia cultivar Chandler chromosome 15, Walnut 2.0, whole genome shotgun sequence:
- the LOC109010266 gene encoding probable serine/threonine-protein kinase At1g54610 — protein MGCVQAKPPESSESRGLGKLKQENGYVGRGGFAGHRRSTGQRDMHRGSGKENNRAESRKLHVSYGNKNGDVGDVGGEGKLIGRERDGDGGGNGGSMSQRISWLKPIEEIELVDGWPKWLTDNIPRQVLTGLVPRSADSYVMLTKVGQGTYSNVYKARDRDTNKIVALKKVRFDTSEPESVKFMAREIMILQQLNHPNIIKLEGLATSRLQYSLYLVFDFMQTDLATIISRPEGKLTEAQVKCYMHQLLSGLQHCHDKGILHRDIKGANLLIDKNGMLKIADFGLANYYTRNRRLTNRVVTLWYRAPELLLGATDYGVGIDLWSAGCLLAEMFSGSPIMPARTEVEQLHRIFKLCGTPSDEYWKKLKLSSKFRIPQFRPSLTETFSEFPASSLGLLNTLLALDPAYRGCASLALQNEFFHTSPLACDLSDLPVIHSKDDELKEANEERKYRNSRMKHRSRTVRERRRKDLATEKPKEDKEYPPKNLLFQEQEKTAELDVQFQEPDSTTSSASSGVKPASRTESPTLTASSTSSVVKLSSQTASPHFSLSPDVSFNPRMLLNTHHEVHPNSSKNTRNLPALPTSAVKDNDMFRFKPVHRSASTRDFRKTGLRNHFDHVYAIDD, from the exons ATGGGCTGCGTTCAGGCCAAGCCTCCAGAGAGCTCAGAATCTAGAGGCTTAGGCAAGTTGAAACAAGAAAATGGCTACGTCGGAAGAGGTGGATTTGCGGGTCATCGACGATCAACGGGTCAAAGGGACATGCATAGGGGCTCTGGAAAGGAGAACAATAGGGCCGAGTCCAGGAAGCTACATGTTTCTTATGGTAATAAAAATGGGGATGTAGGAGATGTTGGAGGAGAAGGGAAGTTGATTGGTAGAGAAAGAGACGGAGATGGTGGTGGTAATGGTGGAAGTATGTCACAGAGAATATCGTGGTTGAAGCCAATCGAAGAGATTGAGTTGGTGGATGGATGGCCAAAATGGCTAACTGATAATATTCCAAGACAGGTTCTGACTGGTTTGGTTCCAAGGAGTGCCGACTCCTATGTTATGCTTACTAAG GTGGGACAGGGAACTTACAGCAACGTGTATAAAGCTCGAGATAGAGACACCAACAAGATTGTTGCTCTAAAGAAAGTCCGTTTTGACACGTCTGAACCTGAGAGTGTTAAATTCATGGCGCGAGAGATAATGATATTGCAGCAGCTCAATCACCCCAACATAATAAAACTAGAAGGATTGGCTACTTCAAGACTGCAATACAGTCTGTATCTGGTTTTCGATTTCATGCAGACGGATTTGGCAACAATCATCTCTCGTCCTGAAGGAAAGCTTACTGAAGCGCAGGTCAAATGCTATATGCATCAACTGCTCTCAGGGCTGCAGCACTGCCACGATAAGGGAATTTTGCATCGAGACATAAAGGGAGCAAATTTATTGATAGATAAAAATGGGATGCTAAAGATTGCAGATTTTGGGCTTGCAAATTATTACACTCGAAACCGTCGTCTCACAAACCGAGTTGTGACACTTTGGTACAGAGCCCCTGAGCTGTTATTAGGAGCTACTGATTATGGTGTTGGTATTGATCTTTGGAGTGCTGGATGCCTCTTGGCAGAAATGTTTTCCGGGAGCCCAATAATGCCGGCTAGAACAGAG GTTGAGCAACTTCACCGGATTTTCAAGCTATGTGGCACACCTTCAGATGAGTATTGGAAAAAGTTGAAACTATCTTCGAAATTCAGAATTCCACAATTCAGACCTAGTCTTACAGAGACTTTCAGCGAGTTCCCTGCATCTTCTTTGGGTCTGTTGAACACTCTTCTTGCTCTGGACCCAGCATATAGGGGCTGTGCATCCTTAGCTCTCCAAAATGAA TTCTTTCACACAAGTCCATTGGCATGCGACCTTTCAGATCTGCCTGTAATCCACAGCAAAGATGATGAACTGAAGGAGGCCAATGAAGAGAGAAA gtacAGGAATTCTCGAATGAAACATCGGTCCAGGACAGTTCGTGAGCGCAGGAGAAAAGATCTAGCCACTGAAAAGCCTAAGGAAGATAAAGAATATCCTCCAAAG AATCTGTTGTTCCAGGAGCAGGAGAAGACTGCAGAGCTAGATGTACAATTCCAAGAGCCGGATAGCACTACCAGCAGTGCTTCCTCTGGTGTAAAGCCAGCAAGCCGTACAGAGAGCCCAACTTTAACTGCAAGTAGTACCTCGTCTGTTGTAAAGCTCTCCAGCCAAACAGCGAGCCCACATTTCTCGCTCTCCCCAGATGTTTCTTTCAATCCAAGAATGTTACTGAATACACATCATGAGGTTCATCCCAATTCTAGCAAGAACACCAGGAACCTGCCTGCACTGCCCACCTCTGCAGTGAAAGACAATGACATGTTCAGGTTTAAGCCTGTCCATAGGTCTGCATCCACAAGAGATTTCAGAAAAACAGGTCTAAGAAATCATTTTGATCATGTCTATGCAATTGATGATTAG